CTGAATTTTTTACCTAAAGCTTCAAAAGCTGAAACGATATTGAGCGATTCTCCTTTCCATTTTCCAGAATGGATCGTTCCTCCATAAACCATGATTGCAGGACGATTTAATCTTCCCATGGCGATGATAGAACCAGGCATATTTTTATCGCAACCTACTACCGCCAATACTGCATCGTACCATTGGGCACTCACCACCGTTTCTATGGAATCGGCAATCACATCTCTGGAAACCAAAGAAAAACGCATACCGTCAGTTCCGTTTGAGATACCGTCACTCACACCAATGGTGTTAAATATCAATCCTACTAAATCCTCTTGTTGCACACCAGCTTTTACTTCTTTAGCCAAATCGTTGAGGTGCATGTTGCAGGGATTTCCTTCGTAACCCATACTCACAATTCCCACTTGTGCTTTTTGCAAATCGTCTTCGGTTAAACCTATTCCATAAAGCATGGCTTGTGCTGCAGGTTGGGTTTCATCTTGTGTAATGGTTCTACTGTATTTGTTGAGTGTTTTCATTAGTTTAAATTGAGCTGTTTTAAAGGTTCTCGTACCAAAAGTGAATAAGCATCTTGAAGTTTTTTACCTAAGGAATCATTCCAGTTTTTTGGAAATTGATAAGTGTCCACCGATAATATACCCACTACCTCGGCAGCCGTTCCGCAGAAAAAGGCACTATCAGCTTGAAAAAGAGCTTCTTTGGTAAATTTTCCTTGATGCAGTTCCAGACCTAATTGCTCGGCTAACTCCAAGACAGTGGATCTGGTGATGCCCGGAAGGATGTTTCCTAATTGAGGCGTGAATAATTTTCCGTCTTTTTCAAAGAACAAATTCGCACCCGGACCTTCGGCTAAAAATCCATCGCTATCCAAAAGCAAGGCTTCATCGAATCCATTTTCTTTTGCTTCATTGGTTGCCAGAATAGAATTGACATAATGACCGCAGACTTTCGCTTCGATGTGGATAGATTTTGGGTGTGGACGGCAATAGGAGGAAACGGTTAATCGCAATAATTTATCACCCAAATACGCTCCCCAATCCCAAGCGGCAATCATCACCGAAACGCTGGTAGGTTTTGACAAACTCATATTTTGTCCGCAATACACCAATGGTCGGATATAGGCATTTTTTAAATTGTTTTTTTTTAGCAATTCGTAAGTGGCTTCAACTAATTCTTGCACCGTGTAATCGAAAGGGATTTTCACCAGTTCGCAAGATTTTTTCAAGCGTTTATAATGTTCTTCGGCTTTAAAAACATTTGTTCCGTGTTCTGTTTCATAAGAGCGGATGCCTTCAAATGCGCCATAACCATAATGAAGAGTTTGACTGTACAAATCGGTTGTAGATTCGTTTGCTTTTACAAATCTTCTATCCAAATAAAGGACTGTTTCGTTGTTGAAATACATTTTTTTTTATTTTTTTATTGAGTTGATACTTAATTTTCGGGAATAAAAAAAGCCTTTCCCGAAATGAGAAAGGCTTACAATTTGGCATAAAGCAGCATCTCTCACGGTGGCGAGCAAATAATAATGCTGATAATAATAGTGTTGTTATATGAGTTCATTTTGTTCTTTTTAGTTTAATTTCAATAAAAAAAGCCTCCTGATTTCTCGGGAGGCTTTCAAATATATCTTTTAGATTATATCAAAATTATTCCTCCACGGTATGTGAAATCACACCCGCAATAATAATAGAAGAAATAATAATTGAATTGTACATTTTTTCTGTTTTAACGGTACAAATGTAAGTATGCTTTTTTAATGTGCAAATTTTTTATACCTTTTTTTTGAAAGTCGTTAAAATTCAGTAGACAGATGTAGGTTTGGGTGAGGTTGGGAAAATAAAATGTGCTGCAATTTGTGTAGGCTTGTGCGTTGGCTTGCAGCTCTTTTTATTTTGTGCCGGGTTGGCATTTTGTACGCCGGTTGTTTCGTCTTTTAGGGTTGCACCTAACGGTTTTGTATAACGCACGATGCGTGATGCACAGACTAAATTACATAAAAAATACCTTATTTCCCGCCCGGGCGATTTTTCCGATAAGGAAAAATTGAGCATTGGGCGTTATGCGTTGTTACCTGTTTTTGCGACACACAACAGTGGCACGATCGGATTATCCGCAATCAAGTCGGCGTTATATTCCGCGCAGTTTGTCAAAAATCGATTCGATTCCGTTTGAGTGGGCAAATCCCTCAAAATTGTTCGGTTCCGAATTAAGTCCGCATTTTGGGTTTTTCCGCTTTCGAGCAAAAAGTCAGCCGTCAATTCATCCGCTTGAATTTTTCTGAATAGACGTCTTTTTTAGTCAGATTATTTGTCTGGAAATTTCGTCGGAGCAATTACAGGTAACGGTTTTGTATAACGCACGATGCGTGATGCACTGACTAAATTACATAAAAAATACCTTATTTCCCGCCCGGGCGATTTTTCCGATAAGGAAAAATTGAGCATTGGGCGTTATGCGTTGTTACCTGTTTTTGCGACACACAACAGTGGCACGATCGGCTTTTCCGCAATCAAGTCGGCGTAAAATTCCGTTCAGTTTGTCAAAAATCGATTCGATTCGGTTTGAGTGGGCAAATCTGTCAAAATTGTTCGGTTCCGAATTAAGTCCGCGTTTTGGGTTTTTCCGCTTTCGAGCAAAAAGTCAGCCGTCAATTTATCCGCTTGAATTTTTCTGAATAGACGTCTTTTTTAGTCAGATTATTTGTCTGGAAATTTCGTCGGAGCAATTACAGGTAACGGATTTGTATAACGCACGATGCGTGATGCACTGACTAAATTACATAAAAAATACCTTATTTCCCGCCCGGGCGATTTTTCCGATAAGGAAAAATTGAGCATTGGGCGTTATGCATTGTTACCTGTTTTTGCGACACACAACAGTGGCACGATCGGCTTTTCCGCAATCAAGTCGGCGTAATATTCCGCGCAGTTTGTCAAAAATCGATTCGATTCCGTTTGAGTGGGCAAATCCCTCAAAATTGTTCGGTTCCGAATTAAGTCCGCGTTTTGGGTTTTTCCGCTTTCGAGCAAAAAGTCAACCGTCAATTCTTCTGCTTGAATTTTTCCGAATAGACGACTTTTTTAGTCAGATTATTTGTCTGGAAATTTCGTCGGAGCAATTACAGGTAACGTGTTTGTATAAGATTAGTTGCGTGATTTAAGCACTAAAGTTAGCAAATAAATCACAGATAGAAAGTCCGCGAGGACTTTCGTAAGTAGGCTTTAACCAAGCAATTAATTTTATACGGTGTTGGCAACTGGCTTTTTTTCAGTCGTAAATTCTAATTATTTCTCCATTTCCTTTTCCGTTTACACTTCTTACATATCCGTTAATTACTTTTTTCATTGGTATTGGATTGTGCCCTGGGAAATAGTCTTTGTATTTTTCATAAGCATCTTCCACCATTCCAGAAGAAACGACATTTACTCTAATTCCGTTTTCAATTTCGAGTGCAACAGCTTGAACAAAACTATGAATTCCGCCATTTACCATAGCAGCACTCGTTGTTTTTACAACTGGGTCATCTGCTAAAATTCCTGTGGATAGAGTTATGGAACCATTTGAATTTAAATAATTCTGTCCAATACGTACAAGATTAACTTGTCCCATTAGTTTACTTTTTAGTCCGATATAATAATCGTCTTCAGAAAGTTTATTGAAATCGTCCCATTTTGCTTCTCCAGCGATACAAATTATAGTGTCCAGTTTTCCAATTTTTTCAAACATTGACTTTATCGAGCTACTATCAGCAATGTCAACAGCCACATCTCCATTGGTTCGTCCACCGATTAAAATTTCATTTTTTTGTTTAAAATGCGAAACAACTTTTTTTCCTATTGTTCCATTTCCTCCAATTATTAAAATTTTCATTGTTTTATTTTTAAGTTAAACATTTAGTCTTGTTACATTTCTCTTTTTTATTTCTTGACTTATATATCGTTAAAGTTGCAATGACACTCCAAAGTAGATTAGTTGCAAATGGTGGAATAGCACTATAGTAATAACAGTTTATGGCTATTAAAAGTCCTCCAAGCAAATTTAAATACTTGCCATAGTGCAAATATTTTTTGTTTTCGATTAGAGTTAGGGCATAGGCAAGGATTATCAATCCTGAACCTGACCAACCTAATATGTCAATTAATAATGTCATAGTTTGTCATATTGCGAAATGTCGATATGTAATATCAAATTTTTTTATATTAGAAAATCCGTAAACTGTTTAATAGTCTCTTCGTTCCTTTTTAAATACGACCATTTTCCGTGTCTTGTTGAAATTAAAAGTCCACATTTTTCCATATTGGTCAAATATGTTGAAATAGTCGATTGAGATAACTTCGTTTTTTCTTGAATATAGGTAACGCAAACACCATCATTGAAGTGTTTTAATGTTTCGTGTGGTGGAAAGTGTTTTTCTGGTTCTTTCAGCCATTCCAATATCTGAAACCTGATTTGGTTCGATAAACATTTTCCAATTTCTGTTGCCGTTTTCAAATTCATACTACAAACATATTGATAAATCTCGATATATGAAAATGATTACGTGTTTTTGTTTGAAGTTCGATGTTTTTTTAGCTTGTTGCCAACGTCTCGTATAAACGCAGTAGCGGGATTCACGCACTGACTTTTCGGTAAATACCAGATTTTAAATTTATAAAATTACTTTCGGATTTTGCACTTAGCCGCTATTGCGTTTATGCATTGTTGCCCTTAGTCCTCCCGGTAACTTGCTCAATAATCTTGTATCAATATTTCTGTCGGGATGTTTAAATCAGCATTTAATTTTCTTATCATTTCCAAAGTTAGTTTGCGTTTTTTGTTCATTATTTCGCTCACTCGACTTTTGAAACCAATCATTTTGACCAAATCCTTCTGTTTTAGGCCCATTTGTTCCATTCGGAAATTGATTGCGGAAATCGGGTCGGGCATATCAATTGGAAAATTATCATTTTCGTAATTGTCTATTACCATTGCCAAAATCTCCAATTCGTCGCCTTCTTCGGTTCCTCTTTTAGCATCGAAAATAACCTCCAAGCGCTCAAGTGCTTTTTGGTAATCCGCTTCGTTTCTAATTGGTTTTATTTTCATCTTAAATTTCGTTTGCGTTAATTTTATCATATTCCCCGTGAGTTCCGATAAAGCGTATCCACGCCAGTTGGTATTCAAAATTAAATTTAACAATTAGTCGATAATCGTTTCCTTTAATGTTAAATACAATTCGGTTTTCTTTTAGGATACTTGCGCTGGGATATTCTTTTTTCAAGTCGTTAATCGATGTCCAATTCGATTTTTCAGTTTCTCGATACCAAGTCTTCAATTGAAGTTCACAATCACCGTGCTTATCCCAAAAATCCCGCAATGTTCCTCTCGAAAATATTTTCACGCTAAATGATTTGACGCAAAGATAACACAAAAGTTACCAAAATGATAACTTCCTCCGTTTCTTTTTTGCATTAAGGGCAACGGTCTCGTATAAGCGCAGTAGCGGGATTGACACACTGACTTTTCGGTTTATACCTGACCATAAATTTATAAAATCACTTTCGGGTTTTGTACTTTTCCGCTATTGTGTTTATACATTTGTTGGTAGCCGTTTTCTATTCAGACCGTATATCAAAACCTATATTCTATTTTTAAAAGCAGCAGTCTTGGTAACAATCTATATTCCGTCGTCGATGTTCCGATATCGCTGATTGAGAAATTTCTAAATTTTATTGTGTTTGACAAGTTTCTGCCTGAAAAACCTATACTCAGTTTATTCTTTACAAGTATATATTTTGCTTCAAAATCCAAAAAAAAATAAATATTGTCAGTTTCAAAATTCCCAAAATAATATCTTTCTGATTGAAATTGAAAATCAAATTTATTATTAAATATGAAGGATAAGTCCAAGAAACTTATATTGTCAGTAAACGAATTGACTATAGATGTCCTTATTTGGTTTGTTGTCCATTTAGTTCCAATATGATAGTTAAAAATGCCGTTAAATCCCGACCGAAGTTCTATGCCGTAATTTGATGTTTTGGATGTCACATTTCTTAAATCAGAGTCATTTACAATATTTTTATATTCAGACTTTGAATATCCAAAATTGATTTTTAGGTTCGATGAAATTCTTTTAAAATAGTAGTTTAAATTTGAAGAAATAGTAAAAAATTCTCTGTCCTTAATAATTATTTTATCTATTTGCGTAAAATTCTGCTCTATTAACGAATTAGTAGAAAAGAAGTTATAATTTTTGTTATATAGAAAAAATGTATTTGCGAAAAAACGTTCACTCCAATTACCGAACTTATAGTCCACCAGTAATGATGATGCGTCTAATTGGCTGAAATCGTCTGTTCCTTTTGAAAATGTGCGAAAGTTGGTCAACACAAAACCGTTGTAAACCTCCAAAAGATTTGAGTTGGTTTTGTTGTACGAATAAGTTGAAGTGATTTTGTTTTTATCGTCAATCTTCCAATTAAGTCCAATACTTGGATTTATAAAAAATGGGTTCTGATTTTTGAAAATAAAGGTAGAAGTAAATTTATTGAATAATTGATGGAGATGAATTTTGCTCACAAGGCTTAAATCTCCAATTTTGTATTCGTATTTTCCTTTAATATACAGATTGTTTACGTGGTAGGTCAGTAAGTTTTGATATCCTTCAGGTTTATCTACGACCATTTCGTTGTTGAGCAACAAAAAGGCTGTATTCAATTTATCTTTTCTGTATTCATTTCCTATCAGTAGTTCAAATAAATCATCATTTGGTTTTCTATTTAATAGATGAGCTTCAACACCAACAAATTGCATTTGATTGGTGGTTTGCTGTTTTACGTTGTCTATAGGCTCAAAATCAGGAAATAAATCTTGATAAAAAAACTGATTTAATTGATAATTTTGTGGCGCTTTTTCATTGATGAAACGACCAGTTAATAAAAAGGCCTTATTATTATCAAATTTGGATGTATAGCTTATTTTTTGGTCGAAAAGACTGTTGGTGCTATTGAGCTTTTCAATTGTTGAATCACCGTTGAATACTAAATTTGAAGTATCTTCAAAATGACCATTATTGAACTTTGTTACTGTTTCTAATGTCTTATTTTTTGAAATACTATAGTTGATGTCCACCTTGCCAAATGCTGTTCTGTTTTTGTTTTGTAAATAATAGTTTTCTATATTGGTAAAATCGACACTATCGGTATTGACCACATCTATTCTATTCCTGAAAAAATCGATTTCGTCCGAATTAAAAAAACCATTCGTTTTTATCTTTAGTTTTTCACTTGGATTAAAGATTGCATTCAAGGAAACTAATGCGGCATTATTAAAGTTTGTTCTGCTTTCTTTTAGGCTTAAGTTAGAACTGGACAAATTTAATAAATCAGTTACATGCTGATTGTCGCCAATCGTTGCAGGTTCATTGGTTCTTGAAGGTCTAATCAAAAAATTAATATTGCCAACGGCATCATTACCTATATTGTTTAAATTGCTTAATATATAATATTTGCTTTTTTTCCCGAAATTCATAAGGTTACCTCGAAATACGTAATTGTCGTTGTTGCCATAACCGATTTCTAAATTTCCAAACCAAATGCGCTTTGATTTTTCATCCAATTTCAGATTTAGTGCCACCTTATTACTTTCTTCAATGTCTTTCAGCAAATTATTATTGGAATAATTTAATAAAACTTCTACTTCTTCAATAGGATAAGCAGGCATGTTCTTTGAAAGTATTCTATAGCCTTTTTCAAAAAAATCATCGCCATCAATCATTAATTTTTCTATTTCTTGATTACCTATTTTAATGGAACCCTGACTGTCAATATGTAAGCCGGGAATTCTTTTAAGTAAATCTTCTACTGTTTGTTCGTTTCCCTGAACAAAATTTTTTGTTTTGAAGGTAATTGTGTCTTTTTTTTCGGAAATTGGTTTTGATGCTTGAATTATTATTTGGTTTAACTCCAAATATTTTTCATTCAATGTAATGTTTTGGTTAATTGATTTCTCTGTGCCGTCAACAAAAATATTAATAGTAAAGTTTTCATATCCTAAAGATGAAAATGTTAAATAAAAATAACCTGTTGCTTTAGTGCTGATTTTATATTTTCCATCAACATCAGAAAAACAGTAATCTATTATAGAGTCATTTGTTTTGTCTTTCATTACGACATTAACTGCTGTTAATTCAATATCGTCTTTATCAGAAATAAAACCGAAAATTTCTGTTTGTGCACTTGAAGAGTTATAGACAAATAAGTAAATAAAAAGATGAAAAAAAATTAATCTTGCTCCCATTCATATTTCATTTCTATTTTTGATGTTCTATCTTTGTTCATTTTTATATTTCTTGCCTTACTGTCTCTGGGCATACTCGCCATTATTTTTTTAAGTTCTTCTTCTTCGCTTTTGTCTATAAGAGATACATATTCCTCCAAACCAATTGTTTTAAAATAATTTGAAGGTAATTCTAAAGCATTTGAATATTCGTCCTCTTTTTTATATTCCAAACTAATTGCTGAAAACTCAACTTGTTCTAAATCATCTGATACTTTTAGAATTAAACCAGGTAATCCTTGAAGTTTCCAAGGTCCAAAATGTACTGGGATGTCAGGCGCATACCACGCCGTATAAGTTCTTCCCCTAAAATTGCCTTTGGCTTTATTGCATAAAAAACCAAGTATTGAATCTTTTTCTTTGAATGATAAATTCCATTCAATTTTTGGTAGTATTTCTTTTATTAAGTATAATTCATTATCTACTAATTCTTCTTTAAATAATTGTTTTTTAGTTAAATCCACATAATATTTTATGGTGTCGTGTTTGCTTTGTTTGTCTTGAATATTTTCTTGTTCTTGCTTTTTTTTAATATTAAATTTTCCTTCAATAAAACAGGATTGATTATTGTTGAAAAATAGTCTTGAAGTATTTTCTGCGGGTAAACCAAGTTTTAGTTTAGTGGTATATTCTACCACTGCAATGGTTGATTTGTTTTGTGCGTAAGTATTTGCAGTGAATAATATAAGCAATATGATAAGTTTTGTTTTTTTCATTTTGTGGATTTTAAAAATGGCTTTGTCATAATGTTACTTTTGACCAAGCCATTTTTTTTACTTTTTACATATAGTGATAAACAATACCATTACAATCAGGATGGCCATCAGGAGCCTCAAGCGTAAAGCTTCCCATTTGAGACCCATCGGGACGAATAACTACATGTAGAATATAGCAAGTAATCTCAGCATTTGTAATGTCGAGATTATAAGTAGCTGTTAATGCCTGCATTAAATCAACGATTTTAGAATGTTCATTTAAAGGATTAACATTCTCAGTTGCAAAAGCAAAGGTTCCAGTTAGCATAAATGCCAAAGCTAAAATTACATTTTTCATAATTTAAAAATATTTAGTTGCTCCATTAAAGGTCTTGAGCGTTAAATTCGACCATTCTTGGTTTTCAAGTTTGTACATTCTTCGAGAGTGAATTTACAATTTTTATTTGAATTCTGTAAGTCGGGTGGTCTTTAAATTCCTCTATTTGTTGTATTCAAATGGCTACCAACGGTCTTGGCTATGAGCAGTTGGGGATTTATTGCTCGTACTTTTCAGTTTAGCATAGACCTTTGATTAATTTTTATAGTTTCGGTTAAGTATCTAAACCCCAATTGCTTATAGCCGTTGTTGTGTGCCGTTTTTTATTTTCCACTTTTTCGTCTGTTATCTTCTCGACACAGCATTTGACAATTTTCGGCAGTTGTCTTTCCGCCTGAATGCCAAGGGTCAATATGGTCAGCTTCCATTTCGTTGATTTCATAATGTTCTTTGCATACAGGACAAATTCCCTTTTGTCTTTCGTAGGCTTCTCGTTTCTGATTTGGGCTAAATGCTCTAATGTTTAGATACTTTTCCTTTCTGGTC
This region of Aequorivita marisscotiae genomic DNA includes:
- a CDS encoding carboxypeptidase-like regulatory domain-containing protein, with product MGARLIFFHLFIYLFVYNSSSAQTEIFGFISDKDDIELTAVNVVMKDKTNDSIIDYCFSDVDGKYKISTKATGYFYLTFSSLGYENFTINIFVDGTEKSINQNITLNEKYLELNQIIIQASKPISEKKDTITFKTKNFVQGNEQTVEDLLKRIPGLHIDSQGSIKIGNQEIEKLMIDGDDFFEKGYRILSKNMPAYPIEEVEVLLNYSNNNLLKDIEESNKVALNLKLDEKSKRIWFGNLEIGYGNNDNYVFRGNLMNFGKKSKYYILSNLNNIGNDAVGNINFLIRPSRTNEPATIGDNQHVTDLLNLSSSNLSLKESRTNFNNAALVSLNAIFNPSEKLKIKTNGFFNSDEIDFFRNRIDVVNTDSVDFTNIENYYLQNKNRTAFGKVDINYSISKNKTLETVTKFNNGHFEDTSNLVFNGDSTIEKLNSTNSLFDQKISYTSKFDNNKAFLLTGRFINEKAPQNYQLNQFFYQDLFPDFEPIDNVKQQTTNQMQFVGVEAHLLNRKPNDDLFELLIGNEYRKDKLNTAFLLLNNEMVVDKPEGYQNLLTYHVNNLYIKGKYEYKIGDLSLVSKIHLHQLFNKFTSTFIFKNQNPFFINPSIGLNWKIDDKNKITSTYSYNKTNSNLLEVYNGFVLTNFRTFSKGTDDFSQLDASSLLVDYKFGNWSERFFANTFFLYNKNYNFFSTNSLIEQNFTQIDKIIIKDREFFTISSNLNYYFKRISSNLKINFGYSKSEYKNIVNDSDLRNVTSKTSNYGIELRSGFNGIFNYHIGTKWTTNQIRTSIVNSFTDNISFLDLSFIFNNKFDFQFQSERYYFGNFETDNIYFFLDFEAKYILVKNKLSIGFSGRNLSNTIKFRNFSISDIGTSTTEYRLLPRLLLLKIEYRF
- a CDS encoding GLPGLI family protein, whose translation is MKKTKLIILLILFTANTYAQNKSTIAVVEYTTKLKLGLPAENTSRLFFNNNQSCFIEGKFNIKKKQEQENIQDKQSKHDTIKYYVDLTKKQLFKEELVDNELYLIKEILPKIEWNLSFKEKDSILGFLCNKAKGNFRGRTYTAWYAPDIPVHFGPWKLQGLPGLILKVSDDLEQVEFSAISLEYKKEDEYSNALELPSNYFKTIGLEEYVSLIDKSEEEELKKIMASMPRDSKARNIKMNKDRTSKIEMKYEWEQD
- a CDS encoding helix-turn-helix domain-containing protein, translating into MKIKPIRNEADYQKALERLEVIFDAKRGTEEGDELEILAMVIDNYENDNFPIDMPDPISAINFRMEQMGLKQKDLVKMIGFKSRVSEIMNKKRKLTLEMIRKLNADLNIPTEILIQDY
- a CDS encoding type II toxin-antitoxin system HigB family toxin, with amino-acid sequence MKIFSRGTLRDFWDKHGDCELQLKTWYRETEKSNWTSINDLKKEYPSASILKENRIVFNIKGNDYRLIVKFNFEYQLAWIRFIGTHGEYDKINANEI
- a CDS encoding branched-chain amino acid transaminase, encoding MYFNNETVLYLDRRFVKANESTTDLYSQTLHYGYGAFEGIRSYETEHGTNVFKAEEHYKRLKKSCELVKIPFDYTVQELVEATYELLKKNNLKNAYIRPLVYCGQNMSLSKPTSVSVMIAAWDWGAYLGDKLLRLTVSSYCRPHPKSIHIEAKVCGHYVNSILATNEAKENGFDEALLLDSDGFLAEGPGANLFFEKDGKLFTPQLGNILPGITRSTVLELAEQLGLELHQGKFTKEALFQADSAFFCGTAAEVVGILSVDTYQFPKNWNDSLGKKLQDAYSLLVREPLKQLNLN
- a CDS encoding short chain dehydrogenase; this encodes MKILIIGGNGTIGKKVVSHFKQKNEILIGGRTNGDVAVDIADSSSIKSMFEKIGKLDTIICIAGEAKWDDFNKLSEDDYYIGLKSKLMGQVNLVRIGQNYLNSNGSITLSTGILADDPVVKTTSAAMVNGGIHSFVQAVALEIENGIRVNVVSSGMVEDAYEKYKDYFPGHNPIPMKKVINGYVRSVNGKGNGEIIRIYD
- a CDS encoding ArsR/SmtB family transcription factor, coding for MNLKTATEIGKCLSNQIRFQILEWLKEPEKHFPPHETLKHFNDGVCVTYIQEKTKLSQSTISTYLTNMEKCGLLISTRHGKWSYLKRNEETIKQFTDFLI